In Archangium violaceum, the following are encoded in one genomic region:
- a CDS encoding tetratricopeptide repeat protein — protein MFRIGITLAILLMGTRGAAQQHEHEQHPQAPSKSEAFFGKEELSRQVGIHEKGCKKGDAQECFNLALAYAQGLAVPKDDARAATLYKKACDKGFLAACNNLGIAYAEGVGVKKDPKQALTFFEKTCKAEDGKGCFNVGLAHASGLGVPKEPERAATFFDKACGQGHAEGCFSLGVAHAQGNGVKKDPERAAALFTKACDAGHMTACNTLGVSYLAGNGVKQDKKQAFALFTKACDAELPGGCFNLGLSYRYGNGVAKDPARTKALLEKACQLQFPPACEALGASSRVP, from the coding sequence ATGTTTCGCATCGGAATCACCCTGGCCATCCTCCTGATGGGAACACGCGGTGCCGCGCAGCAGCATGAGCATGAGCAGCACCCGCAGGCGCCTTCCAAGTCGGAGGCATTCTTCGGCAAGGAGGAGCTGTCGCGCCAGGTGGGCATCCACGAGAAGGGTTGCAAGAAGGGCGATGCCCAGGAGTGCTTCAACCTGGCCCTGGCCTACGCGCAGGGGCTCGCGGTGCCCAAGGATGATGCGCGCGCGGCCACCCTCTACAAGAAGGCGTGTGACAAGGGGTTCCTGGCCGCGTGCAACAACCTCGGCATCGCCTACGCGGAAGGTGTGGGGGTGAAGAAGGATCCGAAGCAGGCGCTGACCTTCTTCGAGAAGACGTGCAAGGCGGAGGATGGGAAGGGGTGCTTCAACGTCGGCCTGGCCCACGCGTCGGGCCTGGGTGTCCCGAAGGAGCCGGAGCGCGCCGCCACCTTCTTCGACAAGGCCTGCGGTCAGGGTCATGCGGAGGGCTGCTTCAGCCTCGGTGTCGCCCACGCGCAGGGCAATGGCGTGAAGAAGGACCCGGAGCGCGCCGCGGCGCTCTTCACGAAGGCGTGCGACGCGGGGCACATGACCGCCTGCAACACCCTCGGCGTGTCCTATCTGGCTGGCAACGGCGTGAAGCAGGACAAGAAGCAGGCCTTCGCCCTCTTCACGAAGGCGTGCGACGCGGAGCTGCCGGGAGGCTGTTTCAACCTCGGCCTCTCCTACCGGTATGGCAATGGGGTGGCGAAGGATCCGGCGCGCACCAAGGCGCTCCTCGAGAAGGCCTGCCAGCTCCAATTCCCTCCCGCCTGCGAGGCGCTCGGGGCCTCCTCCCGAGTACCGTAG
- a CDS encoding DUF2891 domain-containing protein has translation MLLSLLLSYGMVTASTPPPPEFGADAAARFAELALSCVHREYPNKIAHVLSGDADARPPRELTPAFYGCYDWHSSVHGHWLLVRLARTFPEAPFAPRAREAVARSLTPANIEAETRYLSGPGRVSFERPYGLAWLLQLSAELREWDDPQAREWATTLRPLEERAAGRIREWLPKLSRPIRVGEHDQTAFAFGLILDWARQARDSDMEQLLKTRVEAFYGKDRRCPLAYEPGGQDFLSPCIAEADLMRRILPPERFATWLRDFLPEIPSNGSTAWLAPAVVTDPTDPKLAHLDGLNLSRAWMLEGIAAGLPPQDKRLRALRATAKLHREAGLQAVTGAHYEGGHWLGSFAVYLVTGRGLPRGP, from the coding sequence ATGCTCCTTTCTCTCCTGCTGAGCTACGGCATGGTCACCGCCAGCACGCCCCCGCCCCCGGAGTTCGGTGCCGACGCCGCCGCGCGCTTCGCGGAGCTCGCGCTCTCGTGCGTCCATCGGGAGTACCCGAACAAGATCGCCCACGTGCTGAGTGGTGACGCGGATGCGCGCCCGCCCCGGGAGCTCACCCCCGCCTTCTACGGCTGCTACGACTGGCACTCCTCCGTCCACGGGCACTGGCTGCTGGTGCGGCTGGCGCGGACGTTTCCGGAGGCGCCCTTCGCTCCGCGTGCCCGCGAGGCGGTGGCCAGGAGCCTGACGCCCGCGAACATCGAGGCGGAGACGCGCTACCTGAGCGGACCGGGCCGGGTCTCCTTCGAGCGCCCCTATGGTCTGGCGTGGCTGCTCCAGCTCTCGGCGGAGCTGAGGGAGTGGGACGATCCCCAGGCGCGCGAGTGGGCCACCACGCTCAGGCCCCTGGAGGAGCGCGCGGCCGGGCGGATCCGCGAGTGGCTCCCCAAGCTGTCGCGGCCCATCCGCGTGGGGGAGCACGACCAGACGGCCTTCGCCTTCGGGCTCATCCTGGACTGGGCGCGGCAGGCCCGGGACAGCGACATGGAGCAGTTGCTGAAGACGCGGGTGGAGGCGTTCTACGGGAAGGACCGCCGGTGCCCGCTCGCGTACGAGCCCGGCGGCCAGGACTTCCTCTCGCCGTGCATCGCCGAGGCGGACCTGATGAGGCGCATCCTCCCCCCGGAGCGCTTCGCCACGTGGCTGCGGGACTTCCTGCCGGAGATTCCCTCCAACGGCTCGACGGCCTGGCTCGCGCCGGCGGTGGTGACGGATCCGACGGATCCGAAGCTGGCGCACCTGGACGGATTGAACCTGAGCCGGGCGTGGATGCTGGAGGGGATCGCCGCGGGCCTGCCGCCCCAGGACAAGCGGCTGCGCGCGCTCCGGGCCACGGCGAAGCTCCACCGCGAGGCGGGGCTCCAGGCCGTGACGGGCGCGCACTACGAGGGCGGACACTGGCTGGGCAGCTTCGCCGTGTACCTCGTCACCGGCAGGGGCCTGCCCCGCGGGCCGTGA